A genomic region of Raphanus sativus cultivar WK10039 chromosome 6, ASM80110v3, whole genome shotgun sequence contains the following coding sequences:
- the LOC108810892 gene encoding mitogen-activated protein kinase kinase kinase 20: protein MDWVRGETIGYGTFSTVSLATPTNNLSGAFPQVMAVKSADSHGAASLANEKWVLDTLGNDCDEIVRCLGEDRTVENGGEMHNLFLEYASRGSLASHLKKLKGEGLPESTVRRHTGSVLRGLRHIHAKGFAHCDLKLGNILLFGDGAVKIADFGLAKRAGEVTASTGEGVQIRGTPLYMAPESVNDNEYGSEADVWALGCAVVEMFSGETAWSFKEGSHFMSLLIRIGVGDEVPMIPEGLSEHGKDFLSKCFVKDPKRRWTAEMLVNHPFVAVDLDHDDFEEEEEVVVQLKTDDLFGSPRCPFEFCDWVSASSDSRQYHPLGSTEERVATLATDLTPDWTVTNNWVVVR from the coding sequence ATGGATTGGGTTCGAGGAGAAACCATCGGATACGGAACCTTTTCTACAGTTAGTCTAGCGACGCCGACCAACAACCTCTCCGGCGCATTTCCTCAAGTTATGGCCGTTAAATCTGCAGACTCGCATGGCGCTGCTTCCCTCGCTAACGAGAAATGGGTTCTCGATACACTCGGAAACGACTGCGACGAGATCGTACGGTGTCTCGGTGAGGATCGGACGGTGGAGAACGGCGGAGAGATGCACAACTTGTTTTTGGAATACGCTTCGAGAGGAAGCTTGGCGAGCCATCTCAAGAAATTAAAAGGTGAGGGTCTACCGGAGTCCACCGTGCGTCGCCACACGGGATCGGTGCTTCGTGGTTTAAGACACATCCACGCGAAAGGATTCGCTCACTGCGATTTAAAACTCGGGAATATTCTGTTGTTCGGTGACGGCGCCGTTAAGATTGCGGATTTCGGATTGGCGAAGAGGGCGGGGGAAGTAACGGCGTCAACGGGGGAAGGGGTGCAGATTAGAGGTACGCCGTTGTATATGGCGCCGGAATCAGTTAACGATAACGAGTACGGATCAGAAGCTGACGTGTGGGCTTTGGGATGCGCGGTTGTTGAGATGTTTAGTGGCGAAACGGCGTGGAGTTTTAAAGAAGGATCGCACTTCATGTCGTTGTTGATACGCATCGGTGTCGGAGACGAGGTTCCGATGATTCCCGAGGGCTTGTCGGAACACGGAAAAGATTTTCTGTCCAAATGTTTCGTTAAAGATCCGAAGAGGAGATGGACGGCTGAGATGCTTGTAAACCATCCATTCGTAGCCGTCGATCTTGATCACGACgattttgaagaagaagaagaagtcgtTGTTCAATTGAAAACAGATGACCTGTTCGGATCGCCGAGATGCCCATTTGAATTTTGCGATTGGGTTTCTGCTTCCTCCGATTCTAGGCAATATCATCCGTTAGGTTCGACGGAGGAGAGAGTTGCAACTCTGGCGACTGATTTGACCCCTGATTGGACTGTCACCAATAACTGGGTCGTCGTACGGTGA
- the LOC108812415 gene encoding DNA polymerase alpha catalytic subunit isoform X2 has translation MSGDNSTEGGRKRSRGAEASTRKEALERLKAIREGGRRNLSAASGGGYDIRIEEPIFDTVDDDEYESIVSRRREEARGFVVDDGEDGDLGYGDEGEEEDFTKPSGPDSTDESDDGGGGFSGRLRKKKGEKKKAKEQQPQVKKVNPALKAAATITGEGRLSSMFTSSSFKKGKETDKVKCEGILDEVLAEVTPDDLDRERHRRRKQPSTTVPITFSRNKNVVSVTSSVPMQVLEPTSDRVFMEKELMKELKEEAVTESEVTPQGDSEKMELPGSGGVIEDGSNDVRQSEAKAESEVKEVYTLNATVDTKEKDSALSATAGWKEAMGKGGTDGASLSSNSEGQSEFDLDADGSLRFYILDAYEEAFGASMGTIYLFGKVKMGDTYKSCSVVVKNIQRCVYAIPNDSVFPSHELITLEQEVKDSKLSPESFRGKLHEMASNLKKEVSQQLLQLNVSSYSMALVKRNYAFERPDVPVGEQYVLKINYPFKDPPLPEDLKGESFSAVLGSHTSALELFILKRKIMGPSWLKISKFSTNSPSQRVSWCKFEVTVESPKVITVLVSEEKIVHPPAVVTAINLKTIVNEKQNISEIVSASVLCFHNAKIDVPMPGPERKRSGILSHFTVVRNPEGTGYPIGWKKEVADRNSKNGCSVLSFENSERALLNRLFLELNKLDSDVLVGHNISGFDLDVLLQRAQACKVLSSMWSKIGRLKRSSMPKLKGYTNSGSGATPGLMSCIAGRLLCDTDLCSRDLLNQVSYSLTDLSKTQLNRDRKEIPPNDIPKMFQSSKTLVELIECGETDAWLAMELMFHLSVLPLTLQLTNISGNLWGKTLQGARAQRIEYYLLHTFYSKKYILPDKLSQRMKEIKSSKRRMNHGPEDHNVDELDADLALENDPSKGNKTKKGPAYAGGLVLEPKKGFYDKYVLLLDFNSLYPSIIQEYNICFTTIPRSEDGVPRLPSSQTPGILPKLMEHLVSIRKSVKLKMAKETGLKYWELDIRQQALKLTANSMYGCLGFSNSRFYAKPLAELITLQGREILQRTVDLVQNHLNLEVIYGDTDSIMIHSGLDDIEEVKAIKTKVIQEVNKKYRCLKIDCDGIYKRMLLLRKKKYAAVKLQIKDGKIYEEIERKGVDMVRRDWSLLSKEIGDLCLAKILHGGPCDDVVEAIHNELMKIKEEMRNGQVALEKYVITKALTKSPEAYPDSKSQPHVQVALRMRQHGYKEGFNAKDTVPYIICYEQGNTSSASSAGIAERARHPDEVKSKDSKWLVDIDYYLAQQIHPVVSRLCAEIQGTSPERLAECLGLDPSKYRSRSNDATGSDPSTSLLFATSDEERYKSCEPLALACPSCSAAFNCPSIISSVCASISKKSETEESDSTFWLKLQCPKCEPGGNTGRISPAMISNQVKRQIDGFVSMYYKGIMMCDDESCKHTTRTPNSRLLGDRERGTVCPNYPNCNGTLLRKYTEADLYKQLSYFCHILDTQCTLEKMDVGVRIQVEKAMTKIRPAVQSAASMARSIRDRCAYGWLQLTDIAI, from the exons atgtccgGCGATAATTCGACGGAGGGTGGCCGAAAGCGAAGCAGAGGCGCGGAGGCATCGACTCGGAAGGAAGCCCTAGAGCGGCTGAAAGCGATCCGGGAAGGAGGACGTCGGAATCTATCAGCAGCTTCAGGCGGTGGCTACGACATCAGGATAGAAGAACCGATCTTCGACACCGTAGACGACGACGAGTACGAATCGATCGTGTCCCGACGGCGCGAGGAGGCTCGCGGATTCGTAGTCGACGACGGGGAGGACGGGGATCTGGGATACGGCGACGAAGGCGAGGAGGAGGATTTCACGAAGCCCAGTGGGCCTGATTCGACGGATGAATCGGACGACGGTGGTGGTGGATTTAGCGGGAGgctgaggaagaagaaaggtgaGAAGAAGAAGGCGAAAGAACAGCAGCCTCAGGTGAAGAAGGTGAATCCGGCGCTTAAGGCTGCGGCTACTATTACAGGTGAAGGGAGGCTTTCTTCGATGTTCACGTCTTCGAGTTTTAAGAAGGGGAAAGAGACTGATAAGGTGAAATGCGAGGGTATTCTTGATGAGGTTTTAGCTGAGGTGACTCCTGATGATTTGGATAGAGAAAGGCATAGGAGAAGGAAACAACCATCTACTACAGTTCCGATTACTTTCTCTAGGAACAAAAATGTGGTTTCTGTTACCTCGAGCGTGCCTATGCAGGTTTTAGAACCCACAAGTGATCGTGTTTTCATGGAGAAGGAGTTGATGAAAGAGCTGAAAGAAGAAGCTGTGACAGAATCTGAAGTCACTCCTCAGGGTGATTCTGAGAAGATGGAGTTACCTGGGAGTGGTGGTGTTATAGAGGATGGATCAAATGATGTGAGACAAAGTGAAGCGAAGGCTGAGTCAGAAGTTAAGGAGGTGTATACATTGAATGCGACAGTTGATACGAAAGAGAAGGATTCGGCTCTAAGCGCCACTGCTGGTTGGAAAGAAGCGATGGGTAAAGGTGGAACTGATGGGGCTTCACTTAGTTCTAACTCTGAAGGGCAGTCGGAATTTGATTTGGATGCTGATGGTTCACTTCGTTTTTACATTCTTGACGCTTACGAGGAGGCCTTTGGGGCGAGTATGGGCACAATATATTTGTTTGGGAAG GTTAAGATGGGAGACACGTACAAGAGTTGCTCTGTGGTAGTTAAGAATATCCAGAGATGTGTTTATGCTATCCCCAATGATTCCGTATTTCCTTCCCATGAATTAATCACGCTCGAGCAAGAGGTGAAAGACTCGAAACTTTCTCCTGAATCCTTCCGGGGGAAGTTACAT GAAATGGCATCAAATTTGAAGAAAGAAGTTTCTCAGCAATTGTTACAACTCAATGTTTCAAGTTATAGCATGGCACTTGTCAAG AGAAACTATGCATTTGAGAGGCCTGATGTGCCTGTTGGCGAACAATATGTCTTGAAGATAAATTATCCATTTAAG GATCCTCCACTTCCAGAAGACCTTAAAGGGGAGTCTTTTAGCGCTGTCCTTGGCTCTCACACCAG TGCTTTGGAGCTTTTTATCCTTAAAAGGAAGATCATGGGACCGTCTTGgctcaaaatttcaaaattttctaccAATTCACCCTCTCAACGA GTGAGCTGGTGTAAGTTTGAGGTTACTGTTGAGTCTCCCAAGGTTATCACTGTTTTAGTTTCGGAGGAAAAAATTGTTCATCCTCCTGCTGTAGTTACAGCCATAAATTTAAAGACTATAGTCAATGAAAAGCAGAACATCAGCGAAATTGTTTCTGCGTCTGTTCTCTGCTTTCACAACGCCAAG ATTGATGTTCCAATGCCAGGTCCAGAAAGAAAGAGGTCTGGTATTCTGAGTCATTTCACTGTTGTTAGGAATCCTGAAGGAACCGGTTACCCAATTGGTTGGAAAAAAGAAGTGGCGGACAGAAATTCAAAGAACGGCTGCAGtgttttaagttttgaaaatag TGAAAGAGCATTGCTGAATCGACTGTTTCTGGAGCTGAACAAATTGGACAGTGATGTTCTTGTGGGTCATAATATATCAGGTTTTGATCTGGATGTCCTTCTCCAAAGAGCCCAG GCTTGCAAAGTTTTGAGTAGCATGTGGTCCAAAATTGGCCGTCTCAAACGCTCTTCCATGCCTAAGCTTAAAGGGTACACTAATTCTGGGTCCGGTGCTACACCAGGGCTCATGTCTTGCATTGCTGGAAGACTCTTGTGTGATACAGATCTATGTTCTCGTGATTTGTTGAATCAG GTCAGTTATTCGTTAACAGATCTTTCAAAGACACAGCTAAACCGGGACAGGAAAGAGATACCGCCGAATGACATTCCCAAAATGTTTCAGTCATCTAAAACACTTGTGGAACTT ATTGAGTGTGGTGAGACAGATGCGTGGTTAGCCATGGAGCTCATGTTTCATCTAAGTGTTCTTCCACTCACACTACAGCTAACTAACATAAGTGGCAATCTTTGGGGAAAAACTCTTCAG GGAGCCAGGGCGCAAAGAATTGAATACTACTTACTACATACATTCTACTCAAAGAAGTACATCCTCCCAGACAAACTTTCACAACGTATGAAGGAAATAAAGTCATCAAAAAGAAGAATGAATCACGGTCCGGAGGACCACAATGTTGATGAATTGGATGCTGACCTGGCTTTGGAAAATGATCCGTCTAAGGgcaacaaaacaaagaaaggtCCAGCCTACGCTGGTGGACTGGTCTTGGAGCCAAAGAAAGGCTTCTATGACAAATATGTTTTGCTTCTTGATTTCAATAGTCTTTACCCGTCTATTATACAG GAATATAATATCTGTTTCACGACCATACCACGATCAGAAGACGGAGTTCCTCGTTTACCGTCGAGTCAGACACCTGGAATTCTTCCAAAG ctgatggaACATTTGGTCAGTATAAGGAAAAGCGTCAAACTAAAGATGGCAAAGGAAACAGGTCTCAAGTACTGGGAGCTTGACATTAGGCAGCAGGCATTAAAGCTCACAGCCAATAG TATGTATGGTTGTCTGGGGTTTTCCAATTCAAGATTCTACGCTAAGCCTTTAGCAGAGCTCATTACGCTGCAG GGAAGGGAGATCCTGCAAAGAACCGTGGATCTTGTCCAGAATCATTTAAACCTAGAG GTGATTTATGGTGACACAGATTCAATCATGATTCACAGTGGACTAGATGATATCGAAGAGGTGAAAGCCATAAAAACAAAAGTCATCCAAGAG GTCAATAAGAAGTATAGATGTCTGAAAATTGACTGTGATGGCATATATAAGAGGATGCTTCTTcttagaaaaaagaaatatgcTGCCGTCAAGTTGCAGATCAAGGACGGGAAGATTTACGAG GAAATTGAAAGAAAAGGTGTGGACATGGTTCGTCGAGATTGGAGCTTACTTTCCAAGGAAATTGGAGATTTATGCTTGGCTAAGATCTTGCATGGAGG GCCATGTGATGATGTCGTTGAAGCAATTCATAACGAGCTTATGAAG ATAAAAGAGGAAATGAGAAATGGGCAAGTTGCACTTGAGAAGTATGTCATCACCAAGGCATTGACTAAGTCACCAGAAGCTTATCCAGATTCCAAAAGCCAACCACACGTTCAA GTCGCTCTCAGAATGAGGCAACATGGTTATAAAGAAGGTTTCAATGCTAAGGACACTGTACCATATATAATCTGCTATGAACAG GGTAATACTAGCTCTGCTAGCTCAGCAGGGATTGCCGAACGTGCTAGGCATCCTGATGAGGTGAAATCAAAAGACAGCAAATGGTTGGTTGACATAGATTACTACTTGGCACAACAGATTCATCCTGTGGTGTCTCGTTTATGCGCAGAGATTCAGGGCACAAGTCCTGAGAGGTTAGCCGAGTGTTTAGGACTTGACCCATCAAAG TATCGAAGCAGATCAAACGATGCTACTGGCAGTGATCCTTCTACATCACTCTTGTTTGCTACAAGCGATGAAGAAAG ATACAAAAGCTGCGAGCCTTTAGCATTAGCATGCCCCAGCTGCTCTGCTGCTTTCAACTGTCCATCTATTATTAGCTCAGTTTGTGCCTCGATCAGTAAGAAATCTGAAACAGAGGAATCTGATTCTACATTCTGGCTTAAGCTGCAATGCCCGAAATGTGAGCCAGGTGGTAACACGGGAAGAATATCCCCTGCAATGATATCTAACCAG GTGAAAAGGCAGATCGATGGGTTTGTGTCAATGTACTACAAAGGCATAATGATG TGTGACGATGAGTCTTGCAAGCACACGACTCGCACCCCCAACTCCCGTCTGCTTGGTGATCGTGAACGAGGAACAGTTTGTCCAAACTATCCTAATTGTAATGGAACCCTCTTAAGAAAG TACACTGAAGCAGACTTGTACAAGCAGCTGTCATACTTCTGCCACATATTAGACACACAATGCACTCTAGAAAAG ATGGATGTTGGTGTCAGAATTCAAGTAGAGAAAGCAATGACGAAGATAAGACCTGCGGTCCAGTCAGCAGCATCCATGGCTCGAAGTATCCGAGACCGGTGTGCATACGGATGGCTGCAACTCACAGACATAGCCATTTGA
- the LOC108812415 gene encoding DNA polymerase alpha catalytic subunit isoform X1, which translates to MSGDNSTEGGRKRSRGAEASTRKEALERLKAIREGGRRNLSAASGGGYDIRIEEPIFDTVDDDEYESIVSRRREEARGFVVDDGEDGDLGYGDEGEEEDFTKPSGPDSTDESDDGGGGFSGRLRKKKGEKKKAKEQQPQVKKVNPALKAAATITGEGRLSSMFTSSSFKKGKETDKVKCEGILDEVLAEVTPDDLDRERHRRRKQPSTTVPITFSRNKNVVSVTSSVPMQVLEPTSDRVFMEKELMKELKEEAVTESEVTPQGDSEKMELPGSGGVIEDGSNDVRQSEAKAESEVKEVYTLNATVDTKEKDSALSATAGWKEAMGKGGTDGASLSSNSEGQSEFDLDADGSLRFYILDAYEEAFGASMGTIYLFGKVKMGDTYKSCSVVVKNIQRCVYAIPNDSVFPSHELITLEQEVKDSKLSPESFRGKLHEMASNLKKEVSQQLLQLNVSSYSMALVKRNYAFERPDVPVGEQYVLKINYPFKDPPLPEDLKGESFSAVLGSHTSALELFILKRKIMGPSWLKISKFSTNSPSQRVSWCKFEVTVESPKVITVLVSEEKIVHPPAVVTAINLKTIVNEKQNISEIVSASVLCFHNAKIDVPMPGPERKRSGILSHFTVVRNPEGTGYPIGWKKEVADRNSKNGCSVLSFENSERALLNRLFLELNKLDSDVLVGHNISGFDLDVLLQRAQACKVLSSMWSKIGRLKRSSMPKLKGYTNSGSGATPGLMSCIAGRLLCDTDLCSRDLLNQVSYSLTDLSKTQLNRDRKEIPPNDIPKMFQSSKTLVELIECGETDAWLAMELMFHLSVLPLTLQLTNISGNLWGKTLQGARAQRIEYYLLHTFYSKKYILPDKLSQRMKEIKSSKRRMNHGPEDHNVDELDADLALENDPSKGNKTKKGPAYAGGLVLEPKKGFYDKYVLLLDFNSLYPSIIQEYNICFTTIPRSEDGVPRLPSSQTPGILPKLMEHLVSIRKSVKLKMAKETGLKYWELDIRQQALKLTANSMYGCLGFSNSRFYAKPLAELITLQGREILQRTVDLVQNHLNLEVIYGDTDSIMIHSGLDDIEEVKAIKTKVIQEVNKKYRCLKIDCDGIYKRMLLLRKKKYAAVKLQIKDGKIYEEIERKGVDMVRRDWSLLSKEIGDLCLAKILHGGPCDDVVEAIHNELMKIKEEMRNGQVALEKYVITKALTKSPEAYPDSKSQPHVQVALRMRQHGYKEGFNAKDTVPYIICYEQGNTSSASSAGIAERARHPDEVKSKDSKWLVDIDYYLAQQIHPVVSRLCAEIQGTSPERLAECLGLDPSKYRSRSNDATGSDPSTSLLFATSDEERYKSCEPLALACPSCSAAFNCPSIISSVCASISKKSETEESDSTFWLKLQCPKCEPGGNTGRISPAMISNQVKRQIDGFVSMYYKGIMMCDDESCKHTTRTPNSRLLGDRERGTVCPNYPNCNGTLLRKYTEADLYKQLSYFCHILDTQCTLEKQMDVGVRIQVEKAMTKIRPAVQSAASMARSIRDRCAYGWLQLTDIAI; encoded by the exons atgtccgGCGATAATTCGACGGAGGGTGGCCGAAAGCGAAGCAGAGGCGCGGAGGCATCGACTCGGAAGGAAGCCCTAGAGCGGCTGAAAGCGATCCGGGAAGGAGGACGTCGGAATCTATCAGCAGCTTCAGGCGGTGGCTACGACATCAGGATAGAAGAACCGATCTTCGACACCGTAGACGACGACGAGTACGAATCGATCGTGTCCCGACGGCGCGAGGAGGCTCGCGGATTCGTAGTCGACGACGGGGAGGACGGGGATCTGGGATACGGCGACGAAGGCGAGGAGGAGGATTTCACGAAGCCCAGTGGGCCTGATTCGACGGATGAATCGGACGACGGTGGTGGTGGATTTAGCGGGAGgctgaggaagaagaaaggtgaGAAGAAGAAGGCGAAAGAACAGCAGCCTCAGGTGAAGAAGGTGAATCCGGCGCTTAAGGCTGCGGCTACTATTACAGGTGAAGGGAGGCTTTCTTCGATGTTCACGTCTTCGAGTTTTAAGAAGGGGAAAGAGACTGATAAGGTGAAATGCGAGGGTATTCTTGATGAGGTTTTAGCTGAGGTGACTCCTGATGATTTGGATAGAGAAAGGCATAGGAGAAGGAAACAACCATCTACTACAGTTCCGATTACTTTCTCTAGGAACAAAAATGTGGTTTCTGTTACCTCGAGCGTGCCTATGCAGGTTTTAGAACCCACAAGTGATCGTGTTTTCATGGAGAAGGAGTTGATGAAAGAGCTGAAAGAAGAAGCTGTGACAGAATCTGAAGTCACTCCTCAGGGTGATTCTGAGAAGATGGAGTTACCTGGGAGTGGTGGTGTTATAGAGGATGGATCAAATGATGTGAGACAAAGTGAAGCGAAGGCTGAGTCAGAAGTTAAGGAGGTGTATACATTGAATGCGACAGTTGATACGAAAGAGAAGGATTCGGCTCTAAGCGCCACTGCTGGTTGGAAAGAAGCGATGGGTAAAGGTGGAACTGATGGGGCTTCACTTAGTTCTAACTCTGAAGGGCAGTCGGAATTTGATTTGGATGCTGATGGTTCACTTCGTTTTTACATTCTTGACGCTTACGAGGAGGCCTTTGGGGCGAGTATGGGCACAATATATTTGTTTGGGAAG GTTAAGATGGGAGACACGTACAAGAGTTGCTCTGTGGTAGTTAAGAATATCCAGAGATGTGTTTATGCTATCCCCAATGATTCCGTATTTCCTTCCCATGAATTAATCACGCTCGAGCAAGAGGTGAAAGACTCGAAACTTTCTCCTGAATCCTTCCGGGGGAAGTTACAT GAAATGGCATCAAATTTGAAGAAAGAAGTTTCTCAGCAATTGTTACAACTCAATGTTTCAAGTTATAGCATGGCACTTGTCAAG AGAAACTATGCATTTGAGAGGCCTGATGTGCCTGTTGGCGAACAATATGTCTTGAAGATAAATTATCCATTTAAG GATCCTCCACTTCCAGAAGACCTTAAAGGGGAGTCTTTTAGCGCTGTCCTTGGCTCTCACACCAG TGCTTTGGAGCTTTTTATCCTTAAAAGGAAGATCATGGGACCGTCTTGgctcaaaatttcaaaattttctaccAATTCACCCTCTCAACGA GTGAGCTGGTGTAAGTTTGAGGTTACTGTTGAGTCTCCCAAGGTTATCACTGTTTTAGTTTCGGAGGAAAAAATTGTTCATCCTCCTGCTGTAGTTACAGCCATAAATTTAAAGACTATAGTCAATGAAAAGCAGAACATCAGCGAAATTGTTTCTGCGTCTGTTCTCTGCTTTCACAACGCCAAG ATTGATGTTCCAATGCCAGGTCCAGAAAGAAAGAGGTCTGGTATTCTGAGTCATTTCACTGTTGTTAGGAATCCTGAAGGAACCGGTTACCCAATTGGTTGGAAAAAAGAAGTGGCGGACAGAAATTCAAAGAACGGCTGCAGtgttttaagttttgaaaatag TGAAAGAGCATTGCTGAATCGACTGTTTCTGGAGCTGAACAAATTGGACAGTGATGTTCTTGTGGGTCATAATATATCAGGTTTTGATCTGGATGTCCTTCTCCAAAGAGCCCAG GCTTGCAAAGTTTTGAGTAGCATGTGGTCCAAAATTGGCCGTCTCAAACGCTCTTCCATGCCTAAGCTTAAAGGGTACACTAATTCTGGGTCCGGTGCTACACCAGGGCTCATGTCTTGCATTGCTGGAAGACTCTTGTGTGATACAGATCTATGTTCTCGTGATTTGTTGAATCAG GTCAGTTATTCGTTAACAGATCTTTCAAAGACACAGCTAAACCGGGACAGGAAAGAGATACCGCCGAATGACATTCCCAAAATGTTTCAGTCATCTAAAACACTTGTGGAACTT ATTGAGTGTGGTGAGACAGATGCGTGGTTAGCCATGGAGCTCATGTTTCATCTAAGTGTTCTTCCACTCACACTACAGCTAACTAACATAAGTGGCAATCTTTGGGGAAAAACTCTTCAG GGAGCCAGGGCGCAAAGAATTGAATACTACTTACTACATACATTCTACTCAAAGAAGTACATCCTCCCAGACAAACTTTCACAACGTATGAAGGAAATAAAGTCATCAAAAAGAAGAATGAATCACGGTCCGGAGGACCACAATGTTGATGAATTGGATGCTGACCTGGCTTTGGAAAATGATCCGTCTAAGGgcaacaaaacaaagaaaggtCCAGCCTACGCTGGTGGACTGGTCTTGGAGCCAAAGAAAGGCTTCTATGACAAATATGTTTTGCTTCTTGATTTCAATAGTCTTTACCCGTCTATTATACAG GAATATAATATCTGTTTCACGACCATACCACGATCAGAAGACGGAGTTCCTCGTTTACCGTCGAGTCAGACACCTGGAATTCTTCCAAAG ctgatggaACATTTGGTCAGTATAAGGAAAAGCGTCAAACTAAAGATGGCAAAGGAAACAGGTCTCAAGTACTGGGAGCTTGACATTAGGCAGCAGGCATTAAAGCTCACAGCCAATAG TATGTATGGTTGTCTGGGGTTTTCCAATTCAAGATTCTACGCTAAGCCTTTAGCAGAGCTCATTACGCTGCAG GGAAGGGAGATCCTGCAAAGAACCGTGGATCTTGTCCAGAATCATTTAAACCTAGAG GTGATTTATGGTGACACAGATTCAATCATGATTCACAGTGGACTAGATGATATCGAAGAGGTGAAAGCCATAAAAACAAAAGTCATCCAAGAG GTCAATAAGAAGTATAGATGTCTGAAAATTGACTGTGATGGCATATATAAGAGGATGCTTCTTcttagaaaaaagaaatatgcTGCCGTCAAGTTGCAGATCAAGGACGGGAAGATTTACGAG GAAATTGAAAGAAAAGGTGTGGACATGGTTCGTCGAGATTGGAGCTTACTTTCCAAGGAAATTGGAGATTTATGCTTGGCTAAGATCTTGCATGGAGG GCCATGTGATGATGTCGTTGAAGCAATTCATAACGAGCTTATGAAG ATAAAAGAGGAAATGAGAAATGGGCAAGTTGCACTTGAGAAGTATGTCATCACCAAGGCATTGACTAAGTCACCAGAAGCTTATCCAGATTCCAAAAGCCAACCACACGTTCAA GTCGCTCTCAGAATGAGGCAACATGGTTATAAAGAAGGTTTCAATGCTAAGGACACTGTACCATATATAATCTGCTATGAACAG GGTAATACTAGCTCTGCTAGCTCAGCAGGGATTGCCGAACGTGCTAGGCATCCTGATGAGGTGAAATCAAAAGACAGCAAATGGTTGGTTGACATAGATTACTACTTGGCACAACAGATTCATCCTGTGGTGTCTCGTTTATGCGCAGAGATTCAGGGCACAAGTCCTGAGAGGTTAGCCGAGTGTTTAGGACTTGACCCATCAAAG TATCGAAGCAGATCAAACGATGCTACTGGCAGTGATCCTTCTACATCACTCTTGTTTGCTACAAGCGATGAAGAAAG ATACAAAAGCTGCGAGCCTTTAGCATTAGCATGCCCCAGCTGCTCTGCTGCTTTCAACTGTCCATCTATTATTAGCTCAGTTTGTGCCTCGATCAGTAAGAAATCTGAAACAGAGGAATCTGATTCTACATTCTGGCTTAAGCTGCAATGCCCGAAATGTGAGCCAGGTGGTAACACGGGAAGAATATCCCCTGCAATGATATCTAACCAG GTGAAAAGGCAGATCGATGGGTTTGTGTCAATGTACTACAAAGGCATAATGATG TGTGACGATGAGTCTTGCAAGCACACGACTCGCACCCCCAACTCCCGTCTGCTTGGTGATCGTGAACGAGGAACAGTTTGTCCAAACTATCCTAATTGTAATGGAACCCTCTTAAGAAAG TACACTGAAGCAGACTTGTACAAGCAGCTGTCATACTTCTGCCACATATTAGACACACAATGCACTCTAGAAAAG caGATGGATGTTGGTGTCAGAATTCAAGTAGAGAAAGCAATGACGAAGATAAGACCTGCGGTCCAGTCAGCAGCATCCATGGCTCGAAGTATCCGAGACCGGTGTGCATACGGATGGCTGCAACTCACAGACATAGCCATTTGA
- the LOC108807393 gene encoding protein RALF-like 34, translating into MLLASSCFTLFHCYFSFFFAFVSSIAMAAPSLVLLIALSVLFISLPRSESLPVNPSLILQDDGFDWPISRIDASDTDEEGESLEDGDDVGVGDRRSLYWHRKRYYISYGALSANRVPCPPRSGRSYYTHNCFRARGPVHPYSRGCSSITRCRR; encoded by the coding sequence ATGTTACTTGCTAGTAGTTGCTTTACTCTCTTCCATTGTtatttttccttcttctttgcTTTCGTCTCCAGCATCGCCATGGCAGCTCCGTCTCTTGTTCTCCTCATCGCTCTCTCTGTTCTCTTCATTTCACTCCCGAGATCTGAATCTCTCCCCGTGAACCCATCCCTCATTCTTCAGGACGACGGATTCGACTGGCCGATCTCTCGTATCGACGCATCCGACACAGACGAAGAAGGAGAAAGCCTCGAAGATGGCGATGACGTCGGTGTCGGAGATAGACGGTCATTGTACTGGCACAGGAAGAGATACTACATCTCGTACGGTGCATTGTCGGCGAACAGAGTCCCCTGTCCTCCAAGATCTGGGAGATCGTACTACACTCACAACTGCTTCAGAGCCAGAGGTCCGGTGCATCCGTACAGTCGAGGCTGCTCGTCGATCACTAGATGCCGGAGATAA